The genomic region ATTTAAAGCGTATCAAAAAAGCCAAAATGTAAAGATGATCGATCAATATTTAACAGAAAAAAAGTTAACAAATAAGATTATTAATGAACAAACCGAATACGATTCGCGTAAAGGTATATTTTATAAAGAGCTGACATTAAAAGGTGATAAAGATAATACGTATATTGCACAACCGCTGAGTTTAAAGCGAGGATTTTTCTTACAAGGCTTTGATAATGAATCGAAAGAGCTAGATAAAAAAGCACCTTATAATTTTTTTGATGAAGATTATAAGCTTAAGTAACGATATGATTTCAATACAATGAACATTAGGGCATCACGAAGAAGACCGGTCCATCAGTAACGATGTATCTTTTCTTCATGAACAACCTAATGTTTCATTGTTTTTTAGTTTGAAGTTGGCCTTATTGACATATCACGGATGAATTTAGTGTTTCTTGTTCGTTATCGTCTAATCATTATTGTTTTTATTTTAATATTGTTAAAAATATAAAGTTTGATGAACACATCTTATTAAAAAATTTGATATGATAATATTAAAATATATAAAGGGGTTGTGATCGTTATGAAAAATACGAAGCAATTATTAAAGCAATTAACCGACATAGATGGTATCGCTGGACATGAGTATGATGTCAAAAAAGAGATGACTTCATTATTAGAGCCTAATAGTGATGAAATGATTTATGACAATTTGGGTGGTGTTTTTGGTAAAAAGAACACGCAAACAGGCCAACGTACAGTAATGGTGGCGGGTCACCTAGATGAGATTGGTTTTATTGTCACTAAAATCACAGATCAAGGGTATATTCGCTTTACACCGATTGGCGGATGGTGGAATCAAGTGATGTTGTCTCAAAAGATGACAATCACAACTGATGAAGGTCAAAAAATAAGAGGCATTATTGGTTCGACACCGCCCCATGTTTTGAGTCAAGAGGCACGTCAAAAACCCGTTCAGATTAAAAACATGTATATTGATATAGGGGCAAAAGACAAAGCAGAAGTAGAAGCGGCAGGTATCGAAATTGGTAATATGATTACACCGTATTCTGAATTTGAAACATTACTGAATGACAATTATATTACTGCCAAAGCGATTGATAATCGTTATGGATGTGCATTAGCTGTTGATTTATTAGATGAAGTTAAAGATGAACAATTAGATATTCATTTAGTTGCAGGCGCTAATGTTCAAGAAGAAGTCGGTTTAAGAGGGGCGAAAGTAGCAGCACACCAAATCAAGCCTGACCTTGCAATTGCAGTGGATGTAGGTCTAGCTTATGATTCACCAGGTCTTGAAAATGAAGGAGATGTAACGATTGGAAAAGGTCCTATCATTTTGAATATGGACGCAACTAATATTGGTCATGTAGGATTGATTCGCCATATCAAAAAGGTTGCAAAAGCAAACAATATCGATATTCAATTTGACTCCATGTCAGGAGGCGGAACGGATGCTGGTTCTATTCATACGGCATTAGATGGTATTCCATCTGTTGTAATTTCTATTCCGTTACGTTACATGCATTCAAATGTGTCAGTGATGAGTATAGAAGATTATCAAAATGCAGTAAAACTCGTCACAGAAGTAGTGCGTTCATTAAATGATGAAACAGTTGATGAGATAATCTGGTAACACCTACCCCCATTTGGATAAGTGAAATAATCAGTAAGAGGTTAAGATAACGTTGTCGCATAATGATTATATGACAACGCTCTTAACCTCTTTAAAATGTTTAAAGGAGTTCATCATGGAAAGTGATAGTATTGAAAACCATGCAATATGCTTATGAACGCTTGCGAAAGTCGCTAAATGATATTGTTTATCTATAAAGAGCATGATATCTTAAAGGGAATACATATTAAATGGGGGTGAGTATAGGTGAATCAATCGGCTCATTTAAAAAAGCGTTGGATAGGTTATTTACTTGTCATCATTGGAGCGTCGTTTTGGGGGATTGGTGGTACAGTTTCACAATGGTTATTCCAAAATGCTAACCTTGAAGTGACATGGTTTGTATCTGTCAGACTCATCATATCAGGATTACTTTTAATTATTATCGCGTTTTTTACTCAAGGACCGAAAGTGTTTGTTATTTGGTGGGATAAGCATGCAGTCTTTAAAATTATAGTTTACGGGTTATTGGGAATGTTGGCTGTGCAATATACATTTATGTCATCAATTAACCATGGTAATGCTGCTGTTGCGACACTGTTACAATATTTAGGACCTATTTTTATCATTTTTTATTTAGTATTTACGAAAGTTACTCAATTAGGCCGTAAGGAAGTTTTAGCAGTGCTATTAGCTGTATCTGGAACGTATTTGCTATTAACAAATGGCAATATTGAAAATTTACAAGTTCCTGTTATTGCTATTGTCTGGGGACTTGCTTCTGCTGTTGCACTTGCATTTTATACGATTTATCCAGTCAAACTTTTGGCGAGATGGGGCTCGTTGAATGTTGTAGGTTGGGCTATGCTCATTGGAGGCATCGTTCTTAGTTTTATCCATCCGCCGTGGGAAGTGGCGCTTTCGAGTTGGACCTTAGAAACACATCTTTATTTTTGGTTTGCGATTATTTTTGGAACGATGTTTGCCTTTTGGTTTTATATTGAGAGTTTAAATTATCTGTGGCCTCATGAAGCAGGTTTATTAGGTACGATTGAACCACTGATGGCACTTTTAGCCTCTGTTGTATGGTTGAATGTGTCATTTGGCTTATGGCAACTTTTAGGTGTGTGCTTAATTATTTTAATGGTTGTGGTGTTGTCGGTAATGAAGAAATAAGTAATCGAAGTACGTGGCGTAATAGCAAGAGTCGTTACATTGTGAGGATGCGTAACGACTCTTTCAAATATGAAATTAGTGAGACATATCCATTTCGTGGATTTGCATCATTAGACCGTGAGGCACATCATCATGGTCTACAACTTCTTTTTTGATGAAATGTGATTCATCATCTTTATTCGCAACTAATTTTACGAAATCTCCTTTTTGAGGTTGGAAATTATCATCAGTAGGGATTTTAACATTTTCTTCAATTGTTTTTTCAGATTCACTTATCACTTTTTCGGCTGTTGTATTATCTTTCATATAGCCATAGTAAGTTTCTTTTTGACCTGACATCATGATTGCAACGATAATAGCAACAGTGATAACAAGCATCACTACTATTAAAATAATACCTAGTGTTTGTTTTTGTTTCATTCTTTTGACTCCTTTTTTGAGTTTGGTTTAATTGTATAGGATAGTTTTAATTTCTAAAAGTTATTTTACATTTATATTGTGACAATTTTATGACGTTCTAAAATGAGAGAGTGTATTAAGGTGCAGTGACTGGCAAACAAAATGCAACATGTGGAAGACCATGATCGTATCATATCGGCTAAATGAATGGAGGGAATGCAATGAATCATTTAAGGGAAACGCAACGACTACAAAATAATGGATTATTAGTGATAGGTATCGTTCTCGTTGCATCCACTTTACGGGCGCCTCTAACAGCTGTTGGGCCCATTATTGAGCAAATTAAGTTAGATTTGGAGATTAATAATGGTGTTGCAGGTATGATTACTACGATACCACTTTTAATATTTGGTATCGTATCTCCTTTTGTCTCCAAAATGATGGCGCGCATCTCGATGGCGCATATTTTATGCTATGCATTGCTATTGACAATGATAGCACTTATATTGCGTGTATCTGGTGGGGTTATCCCTTTTTTTGTAGGGACGATAATGTTAGGTGTATCTATTGCATGTGGTAATGTGACATTGCCTGCATATGCTAAATGGCAATTTCCTTTACAAATTGGGGTGATTACAGGTATTTATAGCGCAACGATGAACCTTACAGCAGGACTAGGTGGTGGAGTCAGTTATCCTTTATCTGCCATGACATCATTAGGTTACCGGTTCTCATTAATATTTTGGATTGTATTTGTAGTGATGGCACTTCTATTATGGTTACCCCAAACGAAACGAATGAGTCAATCTCATTATGAAAAAGAGACAAAAGCAACCAAAGTGATCGCCTCGAAAATGGCATGGGCCGTTGCATTGACTATGGCCTTCCAAAGTATGACGTTTTATAGTGTAGTTGCTTGGTATCCGTCGATTCTTATAAGTAAAGGTGTTGAAGCGGAGTGGGCAGGTTACTTTTTAATGATAAATCAATTTGCACAGCTACCAATGACTTTTACATTTCCTATTTTGGCTGAAAAAATGAAAAATCAACGACTACTCATTCTAATTATCGTGGTGTTGATGTTCACAGGCTTTAGCTTATTATTTACAACTCAAGTATGGGCATTAATTCTAGCGATGATTTTAACAGGCATGGGTATTGGTGCATGTTTTAGTGTCTGTATGACCTTTTTTTCGATACGTGCCCGTACTATGAAAGGGAGTTTAGCACTGTCAGGTTTTGGGCAGTCGGTAGGGTATTTAGTAGCATCTCTTGGCCCATTATTATTAGGTGTGTCTCACGACTTAACGAAAACATGGAATGTAGCGATTGTGATGTTGATGTGTATGGCATTTTGTATTCTACTTGTTGGTCTGTATGCATCGAAATCTGCTTACGTTGAAGATGACTCATAAAGTATGCCCACAAATATTGCAAGATTTAACAGCATTTGTGGGCGTCTTGAATGAGTAAAGCGATTTAGAAGTGCTAATCTATAGTTTAGGAGTCTTTGTTTTGATTTTCATAGGCTTGAAGAAGCGTCTTCATATAATCGGCAATTGCATCGTTCATAGTTGAATCCTTTAATGCGAAACTTAATGTCGTTTTAACAAATCCGATTTTTTCACCAACATCATATCGTGTGCCTTCAAATTGATAAGCGTACACTTGATCATCTTGATTCAAACGTTCGATCGCGTCTGTTAATTGAATTTCACCGCCAGCCCCAATCTCTTGTGTGTCAAGATAATTAAAAATATCAGGTGTCAGTATATAGCGTCCCATAATTGCCAAATTAGAGGGAGCTGTCCCTTTTTTAGGTTTTTCGATGAATTGGTTAACTTTATAAAGGCGTTCTTTTTGAGTACTAGGTTCGACAATACCATAGCGATATGTCTCTTCATAAGGCACTTCTTGCACGCCGATGATAGATTTTCCTGTTTGATCGTACTGCTCAATTAATTGTTGTATGGCAGGTTTGTCTGATTCGACAATATCATCACCTAGCAATACAGCAAAAGGTTCATCACCGAAAAATTGTCGCGCGGTCCATATCGCATGGCCAAGCCCTTTTTGTTCTTTCTGACGGACATAAAAAATATTGGCTAGAGATGTTGAGTGTTGAACTTTCTCTAATAAATCAAATTTTTCCTTCTCTATTAATGTCGTTTCAAGCTCTTTTTGATTATCGAAATGATCTTCAATAGCACGCTTATGTTTACCAGTGACAATAATGATATCTTCTATTCCGGCACGTGAAGCTTCTTCAACGATATATTGAATCGTAGGTGTATCTAAAATGGGTAACATTTCTTTTGGCATCGCTTTTGTTGCAGGTAAAAAGCGTGTTCCTAGTCCTGCAGCAGGTATGATGGCTTTTTTTATTTTAGACATTCAAATAATCCTCCTATTAAATTAAAGTAGCA from Staphylococcus felis harbors:
- a CDS encoding CynX/NimT family MFS transporter; the protein is MNHLRETQRLQNNGLLVIGIVLVASTLRAPLTAVGPIIEQIKLDLEINNGVAGMITTIPLLIFGIVSPFVSKMMARISMAHILCYALLLTMIALILRVSGGVIPFFVGTIMLGVSIACGNVTLPAYAKWQFPLQIGVITGIYSATMNLTAGLGGGVSYPLSAMTSLGYRFSLIFWIVFVVMALLLWLPQTKRMSQSHYEKETKATKVIASKMAWAVALTMAFQSMTFYSVVAWYPSILISKGVEAEWAGYFLMINQFAQLPMTFTFPILAEKMKNQRLLILIIVVLMFTGFSLLFTTQVWALILAMILTGMGIGACFSVCMTFFSIRARTMKGSLALSGFGQSVGYLVASLGPLLLGVSHDLTKTWNVAIVMLMCMAFCILLVGLYASKSAYVEDDS
- a CDS encoding DUF3139 domain-containing protein, with protein sequence MLKKVIGFIAAAILLFVLVAAGFFTFKAYQKSQNVKMIDQYLTEKKLTNKIINEQTEYDSRKGIFYKELTLKGDKDNTYIAQPLSLKRGFFLQGFDNESKELDKKAPYNFFDEDYKLK
- the galU gene encoding UTP--glucose-1-phosphate uridylyltransferase GalU, with the protein product MSKIKKAIIPAAGLGTRFLPATKAMPKEMLPILDTPTIQYIVEEASRAGIEDIIIVTGKHKRAIEDHFDNQKELETTLIEKEKFDLLEKVQHSTSLANIFYVRQKEQKGLGHAIWTARQFFGDEPFAVLLGDDIVESDKPAIQQLIEQYDQTGKSIIGVQEVPYEETYRYGIVEPSTQKERLYKVNQFIEKPKKGTAPSNLAIMGRYILTPDIFNYLDTQEIGAGGEIQLTDAIERLNQDDQVYAYQFEGTRYDVGEKIGFVKTTLSFALKDSTMNDAIADYMKTLLQAYENQNKDS
- a CDS encoding DUF4889 domain-containing protein; the encoded protein is MKQKQTLGIILIVVMLVITVAIIVAIMMSGQKETYYGYMKDNTTAEKVISESEKTIEENVKIPTDDNFQPQKGDFVKLVANKDDESHFIKKEVVDHDDVPHGLMMQIHEMDMSH
- a CDS encoding M42 family metallopeptidase is translated as MKNTKQLLKQLTDIDGIAGHEYDVKKEMTSLLEPNSDEMIYDNLGGVFGKKNTQTGQRTVMVAGHLDEIGFIVTKITDQGYIRFTPIGGWWNQVMLSQKMTITTDEGQKIRGIIGSTPPHVLSQEARQKPVQIKNMYIDIGAKDKAEVEAAGIEIGNMITPYSEFETLLNDNYITAKAIDNRYGCALAVDLLDEVKDEQLDIHLVAGANVQEEVGLRGAKVAAHQIKPDLAIAVDVGLAYDSPGLENEGDVTIGKGPIILNMDATNIGHVGLIRHIKKVAKANNIDIQFDSMSGGGTDAGSIHTALDGIPSVVISIPLRYMHSNVSVMSIEDYQNAVKLVTEVVRSLNDETVDEIIW
- a CDS encoding EamA family transporter — its product is MNQSAHLKKRWIGYLLVIIGASFWGIGGTVSQWLFQNANLEVTWFVSVRLIISGLLLIIIAFFTQGPKVFVIWWDKHAVFKIIVYGLLGMLAVQYTFMSSINHGNAAVATLLQYLGPIFIIFYLVFTKVTQLGRKEVLAVLLAVSGTYLLLTNGNIENLQVPVIAIVWGLASAVALAFYTIYPVKLLARWGSLNVVGWAMLIGGIVLSFIHPPWEVALSSWTLETHLYFWFAIIFGTMFAFWFYIESLNYLWPHEAGLLGTIEPLMALLASVVWLNVSFGLWQLLGVCLIILMVVVLSVMKK